Proteins encoded together in one Prunus dulcis chromosome 3, ALMONDv2, whole genome shotgun sequence window:
- the LOC117622644 gene encoding palmitoyl-acyl carrier protein thioesterase, chloroplastic-like isoform X2 encodes MLLSTIPTNKSISCCGRTNYGSSQKKIPQHLNWESRKFDWVYDTFGGKLRQGGLVFQQNFSIRSYDLGPDGKATIGCLMERLLETSVQHCRSLGLYAGGLGSTPEMTKRGLVWVMCKLQTVVEKYPSWAEVIQIDTCTGASGNNGLFRDWIVRDYSTGQILIRATGLLMLMHMKTRKFSKVTAEITDELRSALMDSDPLIDINNAKLGRLDIDARNYFQTSVAKPGWSDLDVNQHVSSAKYIDWVFKSIPFSVLETHELSSMTMEYRSECRRDSAVQSLTAVARDGTGDSTHNQGVEFDHLLRLQTGSKVLRARTVWKPICDGFFSTLKIPATNGCT; translated from the exons ATGTTGCTATCAACCATCCCTACAAATAAATCAATATCATGTTGTGGAAGAACAAATTATGGCTCTAGTCAAA AGAAAATACCACAACATTTGAACTGGGAATCGAGGAAGTTCGACTGGGTTTATGACACTTTTGGTGGAAAATTGCGGCAGGGGGGGCTTGTTTTTCAACAGAACTTCTCAATTAGATCATATGATTTAGGCCCTGACGGCAAAGCAACCATAGGGTGCTTGATGGAACGCTTACTG GAAACATCAGTTCAGCATTGTAGGAGTCTTGGGCTCTATGCTGGTGGTTTGGGTTCAACACCAGAGATGACCAAAAGAGGCCTAGTATGGGTGATGTGTAAATTGCAGACTGTAGTGGAAAAATATCCTTCTTG GGCTGAAGTTATTCAAATAGATACCTGTACTGGTGCATCAGGAAACAATGGTCTGTTCCGGGATTGGATCGTTCGTGATTACAGCACAGGACAGATCTTGATTCGAGCAACGGG TCTTCTTATGCTGATGCACATGAAGACAAGgaaattttctaaagttacAGCAGAAATCACAGATGAGTTAAGATCTGCTCTCATGGATTCTGATCCTCTCATTGACATCAACAATGCTAAACTAGGACGATTGGATATTGATGCTAGAAACTATTTTCAAACATCTGTAGCA AAGCCTGGTTGGAGTGATTTGGATGTCAATCAGCACGTGAGCAGTGCAAAATACATAGACTGGGTTTTCAAG AGCATTCCCTTCTCAGTGCTGGAGACTCATGAGCTTTCGTCTATGACGATGGAGTATCGAAGTGAGTGTCGGAGGGACAGCGCGGTGCAGTCTCTGACTGCAGTTGCTAGAGATGGAACAGGTGACTCCACTCATAACCAAGGGGTAGAGTTTGATCACTTGCTTCGCCTCCAGACAGGGTCGAAAGTTTTGAGGGCAAGGACAGTGTGGAAGCCAATATGTGATGGCTTTTTTAGCACACTGAAGATTCCAGCAACAAATGGATGTACATAA
- the LOC117622644 gene encoding palmitoyl-acyl carrier protein thioesterase, chloroplastic-like isoform X1, protein MLLSTIPTNKSISCCGRTNYGSSQSKPNSAHAIDFQAKVFPKENVITSPKQDDDKTVTPAEKIPQHLNWESRKFDWVYDTFGGKLRQGGLVFQQNFSIRSYDLGPDGKATIGCLMERLLETSVQHCRSLGLYAGGLGSTPEMTKRGLVWVMCKLQTVVEKYPSWAEVIQIDTCTGASGNNGLFRDWIVRDYSTGQILIRATGLLMLMHMKTRKFSKVTAEITDELRSALMDSDPLIDINNAKLGRLDIDARNYFQTSVAKPGWSDLDVNQHVSSAKYIDWVFKSIPFSVLETHELSSMTMEYRSECRRDSAVQSLTAVARDGTGDSTHNQGVEFDHLLRLQTGSKVLRARTVWKPICDGFFSTLKIPATNGCT, encoded by the exons ATGTTGCTATCAACCATCCCTACAAATAAATCAATATCATGTTGTGGAAGAACAAATTATGGCTCTAGTCAAAGTAAGCCTAATTCTGCACATGCTATTGATTTTCAAGCAAAGGTCTTTCCCAAAGAAAATGTCATCACTTCCCCAAAACAAGATGATGATAAAACTGTCACACCCGCAGAGAAAATACCACAACATTTGAACTGGGAATCGAGGAAGTTCGACTGGGTTTATGACACTTTTGGTGGAAAATTGCGGCAGGGGGGGCTTGTTTTTCAACAGAACTTCTCAATTAGATCATATGATTTAGGCCCTGACGGCAAAGCAACCATAGGGTGCTTGATGGAACGCTTACTG GAAACATCAGTTCAGCATTGTAGGAGTCTTGGGCTCTATGCTGGTGGTTTGGGTTCAACACCAGAGATGACCAAAAGAGGCCTAGTATGGGTGATGTGTAAATTGCAGACTGTAGTGGAAAAATATCCTTCTTG GGCTGAAGTTATTCAAATAGATACCTGTACTGGTGCATCAGGAAACAATGGTCTGTTCCGGGATTGGATCGTTCGTGATTACAGCACAGGACAGATCTTGATTCGAGCAACGGG TCTTCTTATGCTGATGCACATGAAGACAAGgaaattttctaaagttacAGCAGAAATCACAGATGAGTTAAGATCTGCTCTCATGGATTCTGATCCTCTCATTGACATCAACAATGCTAAACTAGGACGATTGGATATTGATGCTAGAAACTATTTTCAAACATCTGTAGCA AAGCCTGGTTGGAGTGATTTGGATGTCAATCAGCACGTGAGCAGTGCAAAATACATAGACTGGGTTTTCAAG AGCATTCCCTTCTCAGTGCTGGAGACTCATGAGCTTTCGTCTATGACGATGGAGTATCGAAGTGAGTGTCGGAGGGACAGCGCGGTGCAGTCTCTGACTGCAGTTGCTAGAGATGGAACAGGTGACTCCACTCATAACCAAGGGGTAGAGTTTGATCACTTGCTTCGCCTCCAGACAGGGTCGAAAGTTTTGAGGGCAAGGACAGTGTGGAAGCCAATATGTGATGGCTTTTTTAGCACACTGAAGATTCCAGCAACAAATGGATGTACATAA
- the LOC117620648 gene encoding E3 ubiquitin-protein ligase At1g63170 isoform X1: MDVPCPEPNSDAQSDQFPLLLEQMESPNDHVHIIDVTRNRDTSASSSSDDRPPRVDLPQHEDRPSASTHAPTYQAASSSSNRLNSRNSSFMRRGDGYSRHRRSPLNSGLWISVELVVTVSQIIASIVVLSFSTNEHPQAPLFAWVVGYASGCVATLPILYWRFRNRNRGAEQESIQSHQGSSESNPPEPMSYTAISISQASDEENNRTSDTVTNNPHIAGPLSARLNGLVDHFKMALDCFFAVWFVVGNVWIFGGHSSPSDAPKLYRLCIVFLTFSCIGYAMPFILCATICCCLPCIISVLGFRGDFSQTRGATVESINALPTYKFKLKENETNNDHECNLDSEGGLLGAGTEKERAISGEDAVCCICLAKYADEDELRELPCLHVFHVECVDKWLKINASCPLCKSEVGESSSASPLARDSDQQ, translated from the exons ATGGATGTTCCCTGTCCAGAACCAAATAGTGACGCTCAAAGTGACCAATTTCCTTTGCTACTGGAGCAGATGGAAAGCCCTAACGATCATGTGCACATAATTGATGTAACAAGGAATCGTGATACTTCAGCAAGTTCATCTAGTGATGACCGACCTCCTAGAGTGGACTTGCCTCAGCATGAAGACAGACCATCAGCTAGTACACATGCCCCCACTTATCAAGCTGCTTCATCCTCCTCAAACAGATTAAATTCTAGGAATTCGTCATTTATGAGGAGAGGTGATGGGTACAGTCGTCACCGAAGAAGCCCTTTGAATTCAGGGTTATGGATTTCTGTTGAGCTTGTTGTCACTGTGAGTCAGATTATAGCATCTATTGTTGTTTTGTCATTTTCAACAAATGAACATCCACAAGCCCCTTTGTTTGCATGGGTTGTGGGTTATGCATCAGGTTGTGTTGCAACACTTCCTATTCTTTACTGGAGGTTCCGTAACCGCAACAGAGGTGCTGAGCAAGAATCCATTCAATCGCATCAAGGGTCTTCTGAAAGCAATCCTCCTGAACCAATGTCTTATACAGCTATTTCAATTTCTCAAGCATCTGATGAAGAAAACAATCGCACCTCAGACACAGTCACAAATAACCCTCATATTGCAGGACCCTTAAGTGCAag ACTTAATGGGTTAGTGGATCATTTCAAGATGGCCTTAGATTGCTTTTTTGCAGTCTGGTTTGTGGTAGGCAATGTGTGGATTTTTGGAGGTCACTCTTCTCCCTCTGATGCTCCTAAATTGTACAG GTTATGCATTGTGTTCCTAACCTTTAGTTGTATTGGATATGCCATGCCATTCATACTATGTGCAACAATTTGTTGCTGCCTGCCCTGCATCATCTCTGTCCTGGGCTTTCGAGGGGATTTTTCTCAGACTAGAGGAGCCACTGTGGAATCAATTAATGCTCTCCCAACCTACAAATTCAAGTTAAAGGAAAATGAGACCAATAATGATCACGAGTGCAACCTGGATAGTGAAGGTGGGCTCTTGGGTGCAGGGACAGAAAAGGAGCGCGCAATATCAGGAGAAGATGCG GTTTGTTGTATTTGCTTGGCAAAGTATGCAGATGAGGATGAGCTAAGAGAGCTACCATGTTTACATGTCTTTCATGTGGAGTGCGTTGACAAATGGTTGAAAATCAATGCCTCATGTCCCCTCTGTAAAAGTGAGGTTGGAGAGAGCAGCAGTGCCTCGCCATTGGCCAGAGACTCGGACCAGCAGTAG
- the LOC117620648 gene encoding E3 ubiquitin-protein ligase At1g63170 isoform X2 has product MESPNDHVHIIDVTRNRDTSASSSSDDRPPRVDLPQHEDRPSASTHAPTYQAASSSSNRLNSRNSSFMRRGDGYSRHRRSPLNSGLWISVELVVTVSQIIASIVVLSFSTNEHPQAPLFAWVVGYASGCVATLPILYWRFRNRNRGAEQESIQSHQGSSESNPPEPMSYTAISISQASDEENNRTSDTVTNNPHIAGPLSARLNGLVDHFKMALDCFFAVWFVVGNVWIFGGHSSPSDAPKLYRLCIVFLTFSCIGYAMPFILCATICCCLPCIISVLGFRGDFSQTRGATVESINALPTYKFKLKENETNNDHECNLDSEGGLLGAGTEKERAISGEDAVCCICLAKYADEDELRELPCLHVFHVECVDKWLKINASCPLCKSEVGESSSASPLARDSDQQ; this is encoded by the exons ATGGAAAGCCCTAACGATCATGTGCACATAATTGATGTAACAAGGAATCGTGATACTTCAGCAAGTTCATCTAGTGATGACCGACCTCCTAGAGTGGACTTGCCTCAGCATGAAGACAGACCATCAGCTAGTACACATGCCCCCACTTATCAAGCTGCTTCATCCTCCTCAAACAGATTAAATTCTAGGAATTCGTCATTTATGAGGAGAGGTGATGGGTACAGTCGTCACCGAAGAAGCCCTTTGAATTCAGGGTTATGGATTTCTGTTGAGCTTGTTGTCACTGTGAGTCAGATTATAGCATCTATTGTTGTTTTGTCATTTTCAACAAATGAACATCCACAAGCCCCTTTGTTTGCATGGGTTGTGGGTTATGCATCAGGTTGTGTTGCAACACTTCCTATTCTTTACTGGAGGTTCCGTAACCGCAACAGAGGTGCTGAGCAAGAATCCATTCAATCGCATCAAGGGTCTTCTGAAAGCAATCCTCCTGAACCAATGTCTTATACAGCTATTTCAATTTCTCAAGCATCTGATGAAGAAAACAATCGCACCTCAGACACAGTCACAAATAACCCTCATATTGCAGGACCCTTAAGTGCAag ACTTAATGGGTTAGTGGATCATTTCAAGATGGCCTTAGATTGCTTTTTTGCAGTCTGGTTTGTGGTAGGCAATGTGTGGATTTTTGGAGGTCACTCTTCTCCCTCTGATGCTCCTAAATTGTACAG GTTATGCATTGTGTTCCTAACCTTTAGTTGTATTGGATATGCCATGCCATTCATACTATGTGCAACAATTTGTTGCTGCCTGCCCTGCATCATCTCTGTCCTGGGCTTTCGAGGGGATTTTTCTCAGACTAGAGGAGCCACTGTGGAATCAATTAATGCTCTCCCAACCTACAAATTCAAGTTAAAGGAAAATGAGACCAATAATGATCACGAGTGCAACCTGGATAGTGAAGGTGGGCTCTTGGGTGCAGGGACAGAAAAGGAGCGCGCAATATCAGGAGAAGATGCG GTTTGTTGTATTTGCTTGGCAAAGTATGCAGATGAGGATGAGCTAAGAGAGCTACCATGTTTACATGTCTTTCATGTGGAGTGCGTTGACAAATGGTTGAAAATCAATGCCTCATGTCCCCTCTGTAAAAGTGAGGTTGGAGAGAGCAGCAGTGCCTCGCCATTGGCCAGAGACTCGGACCAGCAGTAG
- the LOC117620647 gene encoding N-terminal acetyltransferase A complex auxiliary subunit NAA15, with product MGASLPPKEANLFKLIVKSYETKQYKKGLKAADAILKKFPDHGETLSMKGLTLNCMDRKSEAYELVRIGLKNDLKSHVCWHVYGLLYRSDREYREAIKCYRNALRIDPDNIEILRDLSLLQAQMRDLTGFVETRQQLLTLKPNHRMNWIGFAVAQHLNANALKAVEILEAYEGTLEDDYPPDNERCEHGEMLLYKISLLEECNLIERALEELHKKETKIVDKLDYKEQEVSLLVKLDHLEEGAELYRILLSMNPDNYRYYQGLQKCLGLYAENAQYSPDEVEQLDALYKSLGQKYSWSSAVKRIPLDFLQGDKFREAADNYIRPLLTKGVPSLFSDLSPLYDHPGKADILEQLILELEHSIRTTGRYPGRAEKEPPSTLLWALFLLAQHYDRRGQYDIALSKIDEAMEHTPTVIDLYSAKSRVLKHAGDLPAAAALADEARCMDLADRYINSDCVKRMLQADQVPLAEKTAVLFTKDGDQHNNLHDMQCMWYELASGESYYRQGDLGRALKKFLAVEKHYADITEDQFDFHSYCLRKMTLRAYVEMLRFQDRLHSHAYFHKAAVGAIRCYLKLYDSPLKSTSEEDDEMSKLLPSQKKKMRQKQRKAEARAKKEAEGKNEESSVSGVSKSGKRHVKPVDPDPHGEKLLQVEDPMLEATKYLKLLQKNSPESLLTHLLSFEVNMRKQKILLAFQALKQLLRLNAEHPDSHRSLVKFFHKVGSMPAPVTDNEKLIWSVLEAERPLISQLQGKSLIEANKNFLEKHQDSLMHRAAVAEMLYTMEPEKKSEAIKLIEESTNNMVPKSGALGPVKEWKLKDCITVNKLLETIIVDPEAALRWKERCAEYFPYSTYFEGNRSSAVPNSAYNQNGSANHSEGGQSADSIAVNGKLEAFKDLAVQP from the exons ATGGGTGCCTCACTCCCCCCCAAAGAGGCCAACCTCTTCAAGCTCATCGTC AAATCATATGAAACTAAACAATATAAGAAGGGACTGAAGGCAGCAGATGCCATATTGAAAAAGTTTCCAGACCATGGAG AAACTTTGTCGATGAAGGGGTTGACATTAAATTGCATGGACCGCAAATCCGAAGCATATGAACTTGTCAGGATTGGATTAAAA AATGACCTCAAAAGTCATGTTTGCTGGCATGTTTATGGTCTACTTTATCGGTCAGACAGAGAATACAGGGAGGCCATAAAATGCTACAGAAATGCGCTGAGGATAGATCCAGACAATATTGAAATATTACGTGACCTGTCACTCTTACAG GCTCAAATGCGGGATTTGACTGGTTTTGTTGAGACAAGACAACAACTTCTGACTTTAAAACCAAATCATCGCATGAATTGGATTGGCTTTGCTGTTGCCCAGCATTTAAATGCAAA TGCTTTAAAAGCAGTTGAAATTCTCGAAGCATATGAAGGGACACTAGAAGATGATTATCCTCCAGATAATGAACGCTGTGAGCATGGGGAGATGCTTTTATATAAG ATTTCATTGTTAGAGGAATGTAACTTAATTGAGAGAGCTCTTGAGGAATTGCACAAGAAAGAGACAAAAATT GTTGATAAGTTAGATTATAAAGAACAAGAAGTTTCTCTTTTGGTGAAGCTTGATCACCTGGAAGAAGGTGCTGAATTGTATAGGATATTGCTTTCCATGAATCCTGACAATTATag ATATTATCAAGGCCTGCAAAAATGTCTTGGGCTGTATGCCGAGAATGCCCAGTATTCACCTGATGAAGTTGAACAGTTAGATGCCTTATACAAATCACTTGGGCAGAAATACAGTTGGTCGTCTGCTGTTAAG AGAATACCACTTGATTTTTTACAAGGTGACAAGTTTCGAGAAGCAGCAGATAATTATATCAGGCCCCTCCTTACCAAG GGAGTTCCTTCATTATTCTCCGATCTTTCTCCTTTGTATGATCACCCTGGAAAG GCAGACATTCTGGAACAGCTTATTCTTGAGTTGGAACATTCAATTAGGACGACTGGCCGATACCCTGGGAG GGCTGAGAAGGAGCCCCCTTCAACACTTTTGTGGGCCTTGTTTTTGTTGGCTCAG CATTATGATAGACGAGGCCAATATGACATCGCTTTATCTAAAATTGACGAGGCCATGGAGCACACTCCAACTGTGATTGATTTATACTCGGCCAAG AGCCGGGTTTTGAAGCATGCTGGTGATTtgcctgctgctgctgcattgGCAGATGAAGCTAGATGTATGGATCTTGCAGATCGCTATATAAACAGTGACTGTGTTAAGCGTATGTTGCAGGCTGATCAG GTTCCTTTGGCAGAAAAAACTGCTGTATTGTTCACAAAAGATGGTGATCAGCACAACAACCTTCATGATATGCAGTGCATGTG GTATGAACTTGCTTCTGGTGAGAGTTATTATCGCCAAGGTGATCTTGGACGAGCTCTGAAAAAATTTTTAGCCGTGGAGAAGCACTATGCTGATATTACAGAAGATCAGTTTGACTTCCATTCTTATTGCTTAAGGAAAATGACTCTACGTGCCTATGTAGAAATGCTTAGATTTCAAGATCGGTTGCATTCACATGCATATTTTCACAAAGCAGCAGTTGGTGCAATCAG ATGCTATTTGAAGCTGTATGATTCTCCTTTGAAATCTACCtctgaagaagatgatgagatGTCTAAGTTGCTCCCttctcaaaaaaagaaaatgaggcAAAAGCAGAGAAAGGCAGAAGCACGAGCTAAGAAA GAGGCAGAGGGAAAAAATGAAGAATCTAGTGTGAGTGGTGTATCTAAGTCTGGGAAACGACATGTAAAGCCTGTTGATCCAGATCCACATGGGGAGAAGTTGTTGCAG GTTGAGGATCCGATGTTAGAAGCTACAAAGTACTTGAAGCTGCTTCAGAAGAACTCGCCCGAGTCCTTGCTGACACACTTGCTTTCTTTTGAAGTAAATATGAGAAAGCAGAAGATTTTGCTTGCCTTTCAG GCTTTGAAGCAGCTTCTGAGGTTGAATGCTGAACACCCAGATTCGCATCGCTCcttg GTTAAATTCTTCCATAAAGTTGGCTCCATGCCTGCTCCTGTGACTGATAATGAGAAACTCATTTGGAGTGTGTTGGAAGCAGAGCGCCCATTGATCAG TCAATTACAAGGGAAGTCTTTAATTGAGGCAAACAAGAATTTCTTGGAGAAACATCAAG ATTCCTTGATGCATAGAGCTGCAGTTGCAGAAATGCTATATACTATGGAACCAGAAAAGAAATCTGAGGCtattaaattaattgaagAGTCAACCAACAATATGGTGCCCAA AAGTGGAGCACTTGGACCTGTCAAAGAGTGGAAACTCAAAGATTGCATTACTGTCAACAAACTCCTTGAAACAATAATTGTTGACCCTGAGGCTGCTCTGA GATGGAAAGAGCGATGTGCTGAGTACTTCCCTTACTCTACGTACTTTGAAGGGAATCGTAGCTCTGCAGTACCCAACTCAGCATACAACCAAAATGGAAGTGCGAACCACTCAGAAGGTGGGCAAAGTGCAGATTCAATCGCAGTAAATGGGAAATTAGAGGCATTTAAAGACCTCGCCGTGCAACCATAA